ttcttataaaaaaaataataataataatgtcaatGGAGTTGAGCTGCAATAGCACGCACACCCTGAGAACAGGAGTGGTGATTCTGGAATTTTCTAATCCTGGTCCTTTAGCTCCTAGGTTTCTATGGTCATTGATGGCTCTCAGGGCATTGATCAGCTGTTAGATTCACAAAAACAGAAAGTGATTTAGGTTATTGATGTTAGGTTTTTCTCAGCCAATCTCACAGATTGTGACAGGTTCCTGTGACAATGATGGCCCCTCAATGACTTACACATTCAGAGAATCAAGGATCCGATAATTTGGATGTTAACCAGCTTTCCCCGAGATAAAAGTGATGCTTAAAGGGTAcgccgctgaaaacatcttatcccctatccaaaggatagggtataagatgtctaattgtgggTGTCCCGCCGTGATCTGtgttgcagcacccctgtcattcagtgCATGGAGACaactccgtgcccgatgactggggATGCCAGCCGcaacccccctccattcatgtctatggcaggagGTGTGTGTCAGCTATATACTAGCCTTCAcatcccttcccatagacatgaatggagagggcgtggcatgacgtcacaaatgCTTTACAGGCTGCTAATCAATCATGATCCATTGATTTTAATAGGTGTTATGTAATGGACCATTTTCCCTAAAAAAAACAATCTGCTTTCCCTGCTGATAACTGCAGATCAGTTTATGGTGACAGGACAGCCTCAGACTAATGGGCGAAACACTTACCAATCATGAAATAGATAATACATGTAAAAATAACACTTGGCATTGTCCTCATGGGAAGCATATCTGCAAAGAGCTTGGTGAAAAAGTATGCTGATAGTCTGTAGTATCCGCTGATGTATTCATGTCTGCAAGAAAACAAATAGTTCAGATTAGTATCTGTAGCCGTATTTGACAGAGAATAACCAAAAACTTTTTCAATATTTTAGTGATGTATTAGCTGCTCTCGGCAGTGGCTTGTATTGTAAATTTTTCGTTTTAGCATGCTGTCCAATACTTATAAAGAAAAAGGCTGTCAATGACTCCTAACTCCAACCACTTTCCCACAAAACTCTACAAACATCTGTTCAGcatctcctgttctataacatttTGCAGGGAGATCAGACAGAATAAGAATGGAGAACAGATGGACTTCTGAATAGCATAAAGACATGTCCCTGCATTTTGCTGCGACTTGCATATAATAGTgaatcaatttttcacaaatcacATTAAATTCATAGGGAGGCATttaccaagtaaaaaaaaaaaaaaatattatatatatttatatatatatatatatataccgtatttttcgccatataagacgcactttttcttccccaacactgggggggggggaagttggtgcttcttatacagcgaatacacccctatcgcggcagtccctgcggccatcaacaaccgggacccacggctaatacaggacatcaccgatcgcggtgatgccctgtattaatccttcagaagcggcaatcaaagctgaccaccgcgtctgaagcgatagtgacactaacccggctgctcagttgggctgttcgggaccgccgcggtgaaatcgctgcgtcccgaacagcttacaggacaccgggagggaccttacctgcctcctcggtgtctgctccgtgctgggatcccttgcatggccggcgctctccttcgatgtcatcacgtcgttgcacacgccgtcccgtcatccaataggagcggcgtgtgtagcgacgtgatgacagcgacggagagcgtggatcctggggaagaagacgtccggagcgtcggagacaccacgggcaatggagcgacatccagggcagcggtgacgagcggtgatgggtccgtagcggtggggacacatgagtattacctcctataccagtggtcttcaaccttcggacctccagatgttgcaaaactacaactcccagcatgcccggacagccgtttgctgtccgggcatgctgggagttgtagttttgcaacatctcgaggtccacaggttgaagatcactgttgggttcaggatctttttttcctagattttgcaccttaaaaattgggtgcgtcttatatgccgtgcgtctaatagggcgaaaaatatggtatatatatctaagttaaaaaaaaggtgaaatgtTTTGCAAAATTATGCAGCTTTTTGATCTTCGCTGCTGCATTTGCCGAGTGGGCGGGCTTACAGCAGAGATGGTTTAGTGTCCGACAAAGAGGAGTGGTTGCCCCTGCACGCTTaatttaatacagtttttttgCTTGCTAACAAAGGTAAACTGTAGTTGAAATCTCCTCCAGCTCAGAGCTTTCAGAAAGGGTGCGCGAGCAGCCTCCGTTGCATGGGAATGTTTGCAGAGCACAATAAAAAGTCACATAATCAAAATGTTTTTATCATTTTTGCACAAGGTGAATTTTTCGTAaagttatttaacttttttttttttaatcttctccTTCATGCTCCTCAAATGGTCGGATAGGGCATGGTTTTGAGCAAATGGGACGCAATCCCAATTAATGCCGAATAAATATAGTTAATACCTTCTAGATGTTAAAACTGTAGTTGAAATCTCTGCCAGCTAAGAGCTGACAGAGGTTTCAGGAAGAGTGTATGGATAGCCTCCGATACACAGAGATTTATGTAAGGTATTCGCCTATAAATTTAGCGAGCGTGTGAGCTGGTTGGGTTCAATCCGTGATGTAAAAATTGTTGCATTTGCAAGTAAGTTTTGGCCAATTGTACTGGTAGGCCCTAAGCACCCCAGTCCGATACTGGCTGGTGATGGGATACATGAATAGGCAAAGTCCACCAGAGCTCTCTGTGAATGTCACTCAGAGAGGGGACCCCCTTTCTGACATCCGTGTGCTGTAATATAGATAAACAAATATTTTAACATTTACTATTTGTCTTTGCAAAAGTCTATGGTCAATAAAACACTGGGTTAAAAAAGGCTTTAAAAAGGAACTTATTACGGACAGAGGCTTTGGTAAATAACTACCATGTGCCATTATCATTCTATGGTCACCATCTTAAAATGAAACTCacataaatattttcttttccacAACGAAGAGCTCAATGGCGGATACACTGCTGAAACACTGGTTTGTAGTTATGAAGAACAAAGATCCAACTCTAAGGAAAGAAGAAAGCACAGGCATGACTTAAAGAGTCTCAATCCTTACAGATTGTATAGAAACATAAATATTTGAAGCTTAAAACCAACTCTTGTGCACTGACCTATTTTGTATTCCATTTTCATCATCGTTCACACCAAAGAAGATAGCTCCAACAATAAGCGCGAGAACAATACTAACCATTATCTGTgagggaaatagaaaaaaaatcataggaGGACATTTTaatctttaatttaaaataatgaaaaatacgtaaaaaaaattttataaaaaaaaaaagaattaacagAAAAATGTGAAGCCATAAAAGTGAAAGAAAGGTTGTCACCGCCACACCCCCTTACCATTATAACCAAATATcatgttatttaataaatatatataactttGAACAAGTGTATATTTATAAGGACCCATAAACATCCAAAGATCCAAACTGATAGggtatatataaatatttggTCCATATATTAGggttgatataccgtatttttcgccgtataagacacactttttcttccccaaaactggggggagaaaagttggtgcgtcttatacggcaaatacacattaaaaccggcggtccctgcggccatcaacggccgggaaccgcggctaatacaggacatcaccgatcgcggtgatgccctgtattaacccttcaggcgcagcgatcaaagctgaccgccgcgtctgaagagaaAGTGACACTTACcccgctgctcagtcgggctgttcgggaccgccgtggtgaaatcgcggcgtgccgaacagcttacaggacaccggaagggaccttacctgcctcctcggtggctGCTACGTGCCGGgaccccctgcatggccggcgctctccttcgtcgtcatcacgtcgtcgcgcacgccgtcccgtcattcaataggagtggcatgcgtagcgatgtgatggcgtcaacggagaacgaggatacccggcagcagagacgttccagagcgacggggacaccccggggacgcggcaacagcgatggagggcatcatccagggcagcggtgacgagtccggagcggcggtggtcttcaacctgcggacctccagatgctgcaaaactacaactcccagcatgcccggacagagttgtagttttgcaacatctaaaggtctgcaggttgaagatcactgtcctatactttacattgtatttgattccgcatctttattttctagatttttatgctttaaaattatatataacatACGGTATATATCATATCAGCCCTTGGTATAAAATATCCCTGTTATAGACCCTTtgataataaatttaaaaaaaaaaaatcatctaagCCGTTTTCCTGGCTTGTATCAATATTGCAATGCAATATTTGGAAACAATACTGTGAAAATCCTACAAATAGCTTAAACTCTTAATGAAAAAAGTGGCTCACAGCAAAGCATTGTCTATATGTGATCAAGTGACAATGATACAGAGGAACTCGTAAGGGGATTAGGAGATTATATTAAATGCTCTGACCTTTTCTGCCAATTCTACTGTACAAAGgtggataaaatattttacaattatTGGTATCAGGCTGATCGTTTAAATGGGAGCTGTAAAGATGCATTAGCCCCTAATGCCATAATCGGCGCGGATAAGGGGACTGTATTACTAAGAACCCGCCGAAAAGATCAAGGGGCACAGATTACTTAGCCATTAAGCTAGTTGTGGTGGAAAACAAGGATCATATCAGAACTAATTTACGTCGGATGAGGTGAAATGGCTTTAATGAACTGTGTACCACGCATGGAAGGGGCTGGAAATCCAGCGTTAATGAGGTGTCGGAGACATTAAAGAGCCAGAGAAGGGCACACAATGCAGAAAGAGTCAAGACAATTAATGCCAATTCTGGGACAGCTAATTCAGGTCACAAGATTGAtcttgttcagagcagtttttaGGACACAAGATCCACACACTTCTTTTTAACAAAGCATTATGGGTATATAATATAGCTATGTGAGTGCGGAAATCCATAGGAAGATGTCCTATGCTTGTATGGATTTTTCTGTAGTAAAAACTTTACAATTGAGAGTCGAAGTTCATATTAGGTCACACAGACTTCATAGAGTAGGATCCCCTGCTTCAGACCCTTTACCCTCTAGAGAACACAGAGACAGTAAGAGCAACTACCATTCTGGCTGACCCAGACCATTTATGCATTACATGGTAAGCCATTTATTTAAATGGCCAACATGTAATGCTATAGTTTATAATGTACAATAACAGCTGATCACTAGGAGTCAAAGGGATTGTCTTCATGAAAACTCACATTTTTTCAGGTTTTCAATGTCACCATATCTCTGCACCTACCTGGGCTATTGAAGCTTGTGGATTACCCAAAAGGTTTTTAAAGGACCTCTTGGAGACCCATTTCATCTGATGGAAGAATGAAGTGTTGTATGTGATTTGCCTGGCAAAGAAATTGGTCTTCACTTTTTCCCCGCTTGACAGTTTGTCCAACTCTGCTTTAGTCTCTTTATAATAATTGGTATTGCAGAAGTCATCTGCCAGTTTATCTACCACAGTTTGACAGCCGCTATCATTTGGCTCTCTTGTATCTAAGAGACAGAGTTATAAAACATAGAGTTATAAgtcacaatacattttttattataagaTAAACCAAATGTAACTATATAGATTTATGGGGGCATTGTTATCATTGGACATCCAGGCATGGTGAAGGAGGCATCTGCGGCCTTCACTGAGATGAAGTTGGATGGTGGTGCCCAcaaaacttcttaaaggggtggCTTAATTGAAAGGGGAGATCCTAGTAATGCCTGCGCCAAAGTAAAAAttgactacagagaaaattattattttacagTGTAATAGAACATTATTTGTATTCTTCATACCTAGATCCACCTCTTCCAGTTTGTTTAAGGCAACAGCTGTTGAGTCTCCATTAATAACATCAAGGAAGAAGTCAGCAGGATTATTGTGCTCCTCACAGACATATCCTACGAAGGAAACAATACATTACAACAAAGTACATGTTATGGGTAGCAAGGTAGCTTGGTGGTAAGCACTGTTGAAGGCAACTGGCTGACATAAAAAGCGCacaattattggcatcctttatTGGTTAATCTGACCTCTACATCGGGAATTGGTgcagctttaaaaaataaaaaaggatttgTTACCTAGTTCTGTGAAGTAATCCAGTGCATAGGCAGAAGGCCCGTGGTACAGCATCTTGCCCCCAGCCAGCAAGGTAAGGGAATCAAACAGTCTGAAGATGGAGTAGCGAGGCTGGTGTATGGAAAAGATTATGGTCTTGCCTTGCCTTGCCATCCTGCAGGGTACAACAGTGAAAATAATTTATAATTACTTCATATTTATAGAGATTTGAAATAAATGGCTTTGTACATTGTATACTATATCTGAACATTGGTTTTAGATGCACAGATGGCCGCTAGGTACATAAAGGAACATTGTGCCCACTAGTCAAGGATGTGGATTCTTTTCCATTTTTCAGTTTTATGCATGCCTTATGTACCCTCATCTAAACAAATGGTAAGTCAATGCCTCCTATCACTACAATCTGATGTGCATACTGATTAACCGCATCATATACAGGACGCATCAGGGCATCAGACAGTTACCTGTACCTCAGATCAGaaataggctaggttcacattgttgTTTGCATCCTGTCATCGGGCTCCGTTAGGTGAAGCTGAGTCGGCATTTCCGTCAAATtgtgcaagcacaattttttttcttagcTACATTCTTGTAAAATTACCGGATCAACGGAGGGCCCCATGCAAGTGTATGAAATCTGTTGGGACCCGGCAGTAACCGTTTGCATCCAAGCCGTTTCAGGGTCGGCTCAAGAAAAAAAAGAGTTGATCAGACCCTGAAACAGCTTGGATGCAAACAGCTACTGCTGGGTTGCGACagatcccattcacttgcatggggtgaTCCGTTAATTTTACAGGAATGTAGCGAAGATAAAATAAATAGTGCTTTTTTTGTCCGTTAAATTTGACAGATCTGCCGATGGAGCTCCACCTAACAGAGCCTGATGGCAGAGTGAATGTGGCCTAAGATAAGTAACCTAAGATAAgtaccctttcaatttttttttacattttgttctgttacggccttgtgctaaaataaaaaacaaactcaAGCataatcattctgcactcaagaTGAGATGGGAATATAAAAATAGAATATTGCTAATTTATTaaacaggaaaaacaaaaattttacatGGGCATAAGTGGTCAGACCCTTTTtataaccttgtggcatcatccccaagaaggctggaggctgtaatcgctgccaaaggtTTTTCATCTAAATACAGAACAGAGGGGGTTTGAGTACCTATGTCAATgcaatacttttatttttttcaatgaattagcaaagatttcgaacattctgttttcactttatgTCATTATGGTATTGAGTggagaaaaatgggaaaaactcaaaaaaaatgttattttttatttcagcacaaggccacaacataacaaaatgtgaaaaagtataAAAGTGTCTGAGGACTTTCCAAATGTGTTTCCTTACCTTTATTTCTTTTAAAACAGTGGAAAAATAAGTCAGAGAGATAACACATATGTAAACTTACTAGAAGTTCCAGGATATAAGCCTGGGAGGGCCCTGCAAACAGAATACTGGTTAGGTTAGGAAACAGACTACGTGTCCTTGCCTTTTCAGTAGTAAAAGAACAGCATTGGCTGTACTGGCATCCAAACCAGTAGTAGGTTCATCCAAGAACAAGATCCCTGGATCGGTGATCAGCTCCATACCAATGTTGGTTCTTTTTCTCTCTCCTCCAGACACTCCACGAATCAGCTGGGTGCCAACCTAAAACCAAAAACATAGGTTTCAGCTCATAGGAAGAAAGCCATAGATTTGACTATCATTAAAACTCTGCAGACAGAAATCCCCAGACtccctttgtttgttttttccccatTTACTCTGGGTTACCTTAGCATCTGCCACTTTAGTCAATCCCAGCTCCTTGAGGATTTGGTTGATGCGCTCATCCTTCTCCTTTTGCCTCAGTGTTCTGGGTAGCCTTAAGGCTGCAGAGAATTGCAGGTTCTCTCGAACAGTCAATGTCCCCATCACAACATCATCCTGTATGAGAGTCAATAAATTCAGGTGAACTAAGAAGCAATAGAAACCACTAGTAACACCACTGTCCACCATAAGCATGAAAGACAAGCAGTTCCTGCAACCAATACCACAGGTTCTGTGTTTGCAGTAGAGTGAAGCTAAACATTCCTAAACGCCGAACTAGAAGCAATCTATATAGAAAaaggttttttctttcttttggtgTATCTTATCTTAGGTACCTGTACAACGTAGCCAGTGAGGCACTTGAAGTTTGGTGGTTGTGGCTTTCCATCTATTAGCACGTCACCAGAGAGCCCATGAGGATCTTTTCTAGCAGCAAGAACATCTAAAAGCCTTCAGGGGAATCAGAAACAAGTCATGTCAGGTCATATCTGTCCATAAAGCATCATCTCCTCATAAAAGGGGGACTTTATTTGCATACAATTGGTTTAGCTGTACACATTAGTAAGTTTGATACTTACGATGATTTGCCACTGCCAGTAGGACCCAAAATAGCATTAAGACCAGGTCTCATAATCCCACTGGAAATATAAAGTAACATAATGACAATCAGAAATGTTATAGACTTGGACACATTCAGCAAGATGAACATGTATTAAATCATGTATTAAAAATCTAGTCATTTTCAAATATAATGTCACCTTTTAAAACACCCCTTCCCCCATTCTTTACCTAGAGAAGACACAATCTGCTTATGTCCCAACTCACAGGATTCCCAACTGTTTTAttagtttcttttttctttctttctgtacAATATGGCCAAAAATCGCAGGTTTTTACTTCAGCATATCCATAGGTCCCTAGTCACCAGAGGCTAGCATAGTGTAATTTAGGATTTCACCTGTTTTTAACTCGCGatctcaacttttgacatgtcttttcTAAAGTTTATTGTCCTTCTTGTTTGCCAAGTGCAGTAAAAGTGTTATAAATTAATAGGTTTATTGTGTTCTGCTCTGTAAGGTGGCTTTATATCTCCTCCCTTGTATACAGTTAATATATTGCACTGACAGGTCAAAATGCTTAAGCAGATTACAACATTGATAAGATACCTCTTACCCAGTGAGCAATATTCACTGATTGTTAAAGTGTGACtgtcgttaaaaaaaaaaaaaaaaaaacaacttcagacatggcgatcacACATGTCAAAAATTGTTggtcgcaccgggtctcactcctgagacctatTGCAATCGTGAGTTATTAGACAAGGAAGCAGGCGGCATTGCTCTCCACACCCTGGCCGGCCAAGAGATCCatccatttctctgcatagacttctatGCAAAGAAAAGACAGTAACATGATTCCCTTAAATCCACCACTATTCTCTTTAATGTCTTATACATCAAATAATGGTCAGATTCCTAGGTTTCACATGTGGCTTTACATTATACTTATATAGCCCAATGTAAAATCTGTACGTTAGTAATGTGGGTAACCCTTCTTACCCGTCATGTTTTACTTGGTTTACCCCCCACTTTTGTTAATGCCTGTTATCCCCATTTTCTGTTACTGGCTGCATGGGCTAAGGCAAAGGCGCCAAACTTTACTGTGGAGTAGGTAAAGCTTTgagggtttttgttttaaatcatctggtaccagaaagttatacagatttgtgcaCTTTAACTTCTTCTATGTGTATAACCCCATTAAGATGTACTGTACTGTAAATTGTCAGTGCAGAAATAGAAAATATATGCTCCGTGCAGGTAGCTTCCGAGATACAGCGCATCTGTCACCACCAAGAACATGCTTGTGAAACTGcacacacagtgcactttttcctccttacctttcaaaaatcataaccctttcaattgtgcacccaaaaatccatatgagggcttatttttgtgccaccaattctactttgtaatgacatcagtcattttacccaaaaatctacagcgaaacggaaaaaaaaaaacattgtgcgacaaaattgaagaaaaaacaccattttgtaaattttggggtcctccgtttctatgcagtacaattttctgtaaaaatgacaccttatctttattctgtaggtccatacgattaaaatgataccgtacttatataggtttgattttgtcgtacttttggaaaaaatcataactacatgcaggaaaatgtatacgtttaaaaatgtcatcttctgacccctataacttttttatttttccacgaacaggAGCgatctaattttttgtgccgtgatctgaagttttaatcggtaccattttagttttgatcggactttttgatcgctttttatccccttttttttttatggtatgaaaagtgaccaaaaatacgctattttggactttggaatttttttgcatgtatgccattgaccgtgtggtttaatacaatatatatatatattttttttattcaatatatttttatagttcagacatttacaaacatggcaataccatatatgtttatttttaatatgtttatatatttttatatggaatttgggaaaaggggggtgatttaaacttttaataaggaaggggttaatgtgtgtatttttaaactttttgtaacttttaggaggaatcatttgatttctcatacagatcaatggggttacatataatcccattgatctgtgtgctctgcgctcgattgatcaTTCTGAGCACCGAAGTCGGCACGGCATGAAAGGAGAGGTaatccctcaggctacctcagcagtggatcgcccctccATCCAAcccaatccaccccactggaccaccagggacgggatacaggcacctttagatgccgctggcaactttgacagcggcgatctaaaagggttaatagccgcctgggagcgatcgccgcatgccggCTATTAACGCCGATCCCCAGCTACAAGGAtcagcccgcgtcataccccgttaacggccattgggcgagcatagacgtccatggtcgttatggggttaaataaaatgtaaaaacttcccgctataggacgtatgcatacgtcccagcacccaacATGTTCGCGCaatgggacatatgcatacgtcctagcaatctccggcactgccgtggGCATCACAGGTGATCATCAGCGGAAGCCGTCGCAGCgagcacggtgaacgccgtaaaaagtaaataagtaaaatttaaaaacgcaaaatttgctaattttggtacaaatagtggaataaaaaaagatcaaaaaaggTAGCACGcatcacaaaaatgataccaataaaaagtacagttcatcccgcaaaaaataagcccttactcaatggcgtcggaaaaaaaattaaaaagttacggctgttgaaaaattaatggcagaaaaagaatgttgctcagaaaaggaaaaagaacatagaaagctatataaaatgggtatcaccataatcatactgacccacagaataaatataacatcacttttactgcacagtgtataccataaaaaaattttttccagtttttcacaaaatttt
Above is a genomic segment from Hyla sarda isolate aHylSar1 chromosome 1, aHylSar1.hap1, whole genome shotgun sequence containing:
- the ABCG2 gene encoding broad substrate specificity ATP-binding cassette transporter ABCG2 isoform X2, whose amino-acid sequence is MTDSHTVVEIMDPVLNGLRKSDNPKKSLQGATLSFSKINYKVKTKTGFICCRKVVERQILSNINGIMRPGLNAILGPTGSGKSSLLDVLAARKDPHGLSGDVLIDGKPQPPNFKCLTGYVVQDDVVMGTLTVRENLQFSAALRLPRTLRQKEKDERINQILKELGLTKVADAKVGTQLIRGVSGGERKRTNIGMELITDPGILFLDEPTTGLDASTANAVLLLLKRMARQGKTIIFSIHQPRYSIFRLFDSLTLLAGGKMLYHGPSAYALDYFTELGYVCEEHNNPADFFLDVINGDSTAVALNKLEEVDLDTREPNDSGCQTVVDKLADDFCNTNYYKETKAELDKLSSGEKVKTNFFARQITYNTSFFHQMKWVSKRSFKNLLGNPQASIAQIMVSIVLALIVGAIFFGVNDDENGIQNRVGSLFFITTNQCFSSVSAIELFVVEKKIFIHEYISGYYRLSAYFFTKLFADMLPMRTMPSVIFTCIIYFMIGFKHTAGSFFTMMFTLMMISYTATSMALAIAAGQDVVAVANLLMTICFVFMIIFSGLLVNVTSIMSWLSWLKYFSIPRYGLTALQANEFPGLYFCRNTTLNQCNASSPGLVTSGEQYLTNQGIDYSAWGLWQNNLALAIMTLIFLTIAYLKLNFMKKLT
- the ABCG2 gene encoding broad substrate specificity ATP-binding cassette transporter ABCG2 isoform X1, which gives rise to MHDPDVKYEPCSTMDTTEGDHIAMTDSHTVVEIMDPVLNGLRKSDNPKKSLQGATLSFSKINYKVKTKTGFICCRKVVERQILSNINGIMRPGLNAILGPTGSGKSSLLDVLAARKDPHGLSGDVLIDGKPQPPNFKCLTGYVVQDDVVMGTLTVRENLQFSAALRLPRTLRQKEKDERINQILKELGLTKVADAKVGTQLIRGVSGGERKRTNIGMELITDPGILFLDEPTTGLDASTANAVLLLLKRMARQGKTIIFSIHQPRYSIFRLFDSLTLLAGGKMLYHGPSAYALDYFTELGYVCEEHNNPADFFLDVINGDSTAVALNKLEEVDLDTREPNDSGCQTVVDKLADDFCNTNYYKETKAELDKLSSGEKVKTNFFARQITYNTSFFHQMKWVSKRSFKNLLGNPQASIAQIMVSIVLALIVGAIFFGVNDDENGIQNRVGSLFFITTNQCFSSVSAIELFVVEKKIFIHEYISGYYRLSAYFFTKLFADMLPMRTMPSVIFTCIIYFMIGFKHTAGSFFTMMFTLMMISYTATSMALAIAAGQDVVAVANLLMTICFVFMIIFSGLLVNVTSIMSWLSWLKYFSIPRYGLTALQANEFPGLYFCRNTTLNQCNASSPGLVTSGEQYLTNQGIDYSAWGLWQNNLALAIMTLIFLTIAYLKLNFMKKLT